A genome region from Myxosarcina sp. GI1 includes the following:
- the psbZ gene encoding photosystem II reaction center protein PsbZ — MTFLFQLTLSVLVLFSFVMVIGVPVAYASPQNWEQSKTLLYIGSGIWTALVVLVAILNFFVI; from the coding sequence ATGACTTTTTTGTTTCAATTGACATTATCCGTGTTAGTTTTGTTTTCATTTGTAATGGTGATTGGCGTACCTGTAGCCTACGCTTCACCTCAAAATTGGGAGCAGTCTAAAACTCTGTTGTATATAGGTTCTGGCATTTGGACTGCTTTAGTAGTGCTAGTGGCAATTCTCAATTTTTTCGTTATCTAA
- the ribH gene encoding 6,7-dimethyl-8-ribityllumazine synthase yields MTIFEGTFTEDTSTWRLAIVIGRFNDLVTDKLLAGCQDCLKRHGIDVNPNSTQVDYVWVPGSFEIAMVARQMALSQRYNAIICLGAVIRGQTPHFDYVASEAAKGVAAASYQTGIPVVFGVLTVDSMQQALERAGIKSNLGWNYALSALEMASLMQQLGKNMPEFQQTLEGDVVSPILPSVTNQNLANGE; encoded by the coding sequence ATGACCATTTTTGAAGGTACTTTTACAGAAGATACATCTACTTGGCGTTTGGCAATTGTCATTGGGCGTTTTAACGATTTAGTGACTGATAAATTACTAGCAGGGTGCCAAGATTGTCTCAAACGTCACGGAATTGACGTAAATCCCAATAGCACTCAAGTTGATTACGTTTGGGTACCAGGTAGCTTTGAAATTGCTATGGTGGCTCGCCAAATGGCACTTTCGCAACGTTACAACGCCATAATTTGTTTGGGTGCGGTAATTCGCGGACAAACGCCTCATTTTGATTATGTCGCTTCTGAGGCAGCCAAAGGAGTCGCAGCCGCTAGCTATCAAACAGGAATACCTGTAGTTTTTGGCGTTCTCACAGTAGATTCGATGCAGCAAGCTCTCGAACGAGCCGGTATCAAAAGTAACCTTGGTTGGAATTATGCTCTCAGCGCTTTGGAAATGGCAAGTTTGATGCAGCAGCTAGGTAAAAATATGCCTGAATTTCAACAAACATTAGAAGGAGATGTTGTTTCTCCAATATTACCATCGGTAACTAATCAGAATTTGGCTAACGGAGAATAA
- a CDS encoding inorganic diphosphatase: MDLSLIPPQPKPDVVNVLIEIPAGSKNKYEFDKDMNAFALDRVLYASVQYPYDYGFIPNTLADDGDPLDGMVIMDQPTFPGCVIASRPIGMLEMIDGGDRDEKILCVPNDDPRYKDVNSLKDIASHRLEEIAEFFRTYKNLEKKVTEILGWKDVDAVKPLVEECIKAYK; this comes from the coding sequence ATGGACTTATCACTAATTCCCCCCCAACCCAAACCCGATGTAGTAAATGTCTTAATCGAAATTCCCGCAGGCAGTAAAAATAAATACGAGTTTGATAAAGATATGAACGCTTTCGCTTTAGACCGCGTTCTATATGCTTCGGTACAATATCCTTATGACTATGGCTTTATTCCCAATACTTTAGCCGACGATGGCGATCCATTAGACGGTATGGTAATTATGGACCAGCCTACTTTTCCTGGCTGTGTAATTGCCTCTAGACCGATTGGCATGTTGGAAATGATCGACGGTGGCGATCGCGATGAAAAAATTCTCTGCGTGCCTAATGACGATCCTCGCTACAAAGATGTCAATTCTCTCAAAGATATTGCCTCTCATCGCTTAGAAGAAATAGCCGAATTTTTTAGAACTTATAAAAATTTAGAAAAGAAAGTCACCGAAATTTTGGGCTGGAAAGACGTAGATGCAGTCAAGCCATTAGTAGAAGAGTGCATTAAAGCTTATAAATAA
- a CDS encoding NAD(P)H-quinone oxidoreductase subunit M, whose product MTYIKSTTRHIRIYTAEVENNEFVPSDNVLTLDVDPDNEFNWSEDALQKVYRKFDDLVEASNDKELNEYNLRRIGSTLEHFIRSLLQDGTITYNLGSKVRNYTMGLPKMESPDTEQKYF is encoded by the coding sequence ATGACGTATATCAAATCTACTACCCGCCACATTCGCATTTACACTGCTGAAGTTGAAAATAATGAGTTTGTTCCCAGCGATAATGTATTAACTCTCGATGTCGATCCAGATAATGAATTTAATTGGAGTGAAGATGCACTGCAAAAAGTCTATCGTAAATTCGACGATTTAGTAGAAGCAAGTAATGACAAGGAGCTAAATGAATATAACCTGCGTCGTATTGGTTCTACTTTAGAACATTTTATTCGTTCTCTACTTCAAGACGGCACTATTACCTATAACCTGGGGTCAAAAGTACGCAACTACACTATGGGTTTGCCCAAAATGGAAAGTCCCGATACCGAACAAAAATACTTTTAG
- the mtnA gene encoding S-methyl-5-thioribose-1-phosphate isomerase → MAFSDRIYPVVWQQNKVLLIDRTRLPKEYSIVEIDRSEDIIKAIETKIVGGASAIGIAAAYGMYLGALEIATSERHKFLQHLETVARALRQTRPTVVNLSWAVSQMLKVAYESLGSIAEIEQNLLETAQSIQLENLKICRQIGNCGLSVLPTKSQGLNLLTHCNAGALASAGYGTALGVVRAAWRDRRLQMLYVGETRPGFEGAKLTAWECLQEKIPVTVITDSMAAYCMKQKAIDAVIVGADSIAANGDTANTVGTYALAIAAQAQKIPFYIAAPFSTIDFELSTGKQILVRERAASEIYKIDRINICPPEAEFYNPDRDVTPASLITAIITELGAIAPDGLIECRDKILDGE, encoded by the coding sequence ATGGCTTTTTCCGATCGCATCTACCCTGTAGTTTGGCAACAAAATAAAGTATTGCTTATAGACCGCACTCGTTTACCGAAAGAATACAGCATTGTCGAAATCGATCGCAGTGAAGATATCATCAAAGCCATTGAAACCAAAATCGTTGGTGGTGCTTCGGCAATTGGCATCGCAGCAGCTTACGGTATGTACTTGGGAGCCTTAGAAATTGCTACCAGCGAGCGTCACAAATTTTTACAGCATTTAGAAACGGTAGCCAGAGCTTTACGTCAGACCCGCCCTACTGTAGTAAATTTATCATGGGCTGTATCTCAAATGTTAAAAGTTGCCTATGAATCTTTAGGTTCAATTGCCGAGATCGAACAAAATCTATTAGAAACAGCCCAATCGATACAGCTAGAAAACCTCAAAATTTGTCGGCAGATTGGCAACTGCGGTTTATCGGTTCTGCCAACCAAATCACAAGGCTTAAACCTTTTAACTCACTGTAATGCTGGTGCATTAGCCAGTGCTGGTTACGGTACTGCTTTGGGTGTAGTTAGAGCGGCTTGGCGCGATCGCCGCTTGCAGATGCTCTATGTTGGGGAAACTCGCCCTGGTTTTGAAGGAGCTAAACTTACTGCTTGGGAATGCCTGCAAGAAAAGATTCCCGTTACGGTGATTACCGACAGCATGGCAGCTTACTGCATGAAGCAAAAAGCGATCGATGCCGTTATTGTTGGGGCAGATTCAATTGCGGCAAATGGCGATACCGCCAATACCGTAGGAACTTATGCTTTAGCCATAGCCGCTCAAGCCCAGAAGATACCTTTTTATATCGCTGCCCCTTTTTCGACAATCGATTTTGAATTATCTACTGGAAAGCAAATTTTAGTTAGAGAGCGAGCTGCTTCGGAGATTTACAAGATTGACAGAATTAATATTTGTCCTCCAGAAGCAGAATTTTATAATCCAGATCGGGACGTTACTCCAGCATCTTTAATTACTGCTATTATTACCGAACTAGGAGCGATCGCACCCGATGGTTTGATTGAGTGCCGCGATAAGATCCTCGACGGCGAGTAA
- a CDS encoding DUF2839 domain-containing protein, with the protein MGEAKRRKAALGEKYGQESKVVSWLPITKNQAEKFVKWTTTGAWLGIGIAIAVWVTVRFIGPGFGWWQVY; encoded by the coding sequence ATGGGAGAAGCAAAAAGGCGTAAAGCTGCATTAGGAGAAAAGTACGGGCAAGAATCTAAAGTCGTATCTTGGTTGCCAATTACCAAAAATCAAGCTGAAAAATTTGTTAAATGGACTACTACAGGAGCCTGGTTGGGAATTGGGATCGCAATCGCCGTCTGGGTGACAGTTAGATTTATCGGTCCTGGCTTTGGTTGGTGGCAAGTATACTAA
- a CDS encoding CPP1-like family protein: protein MSEQNPYEQLGVNESASFEEIQAAKKRLYEKHGNDSNVLEKVETAYDSIIMDRLKLRQEGKIKVPEKIRFPDREREKPSIPVPTINTNAPDWLGQFLDNPSKTEILLPSAVFLVLVSIAVFSQNNQASALPLLMALGFIASFYFLNRKENRSGRAVLMSLAALLLGIAIGTASANLAVNLDANQSAAVVTFCLYWLASCFLR from the coding sequence GTGAGCGAACAAAATCCATACGAACAGCTTGGAGTCAATGAAAGTGCCTCTTTTGAGGAAATTCAAGCAGCTAAAAAACGGCTTTATGAAAAACACGGTAATGACAGCAATGTTTTAGAAAAAGTTGAAACTGCTTATGATTCAATTATTATGGATCGTTTAAAATTGCGGCAGGAAGGCAAAATTAAAGTTCCTGAAAAAATTCGCTTTCCCGATCGCGAGCGGGAAAAGCCATCCATTCCCGTTCCTACAATTAATACCAATGCTCCTGACTGGCTGGGACAGTTTCTCGATAATCCTTCTAAAACCGAGATTTTGCTGCCCTCGGCAGTATTTCTAGTATTAGTTAGTATTGCCGTTTTTTCTCAAAACAACCAGGCTTCGGCACTACCTTTGCTGATGGCATTGGGTTTTATTGCCAGCTTTTATTTCCTCAATCGCAAAGAAAACCGTTCTGGAAGAGCCGTACTGATGAGTTTGGCAGCCTTATTGTTGGGAATTGCGATCGGAACGGCTAGTGCCAATTTAGCTGTCAATCTGGATGCCAATCAGTCGGCTGCGGTAGTAACATTTTGCTTATATTGGCTGGCAAGCTGCTTTTTACGCTAA
- a CDS encoding HAD family hydrolase translates to MLRLITDFDGPIMDVSDRYYCVYQYCLEQVQFPQQEIQRLTKAEFWQLKRARVPEREIGKQSGLNKEQAREFARLRRVTVHTLPYLVHDKLVAGATEALSKARYLGFDLVVMTMRRDRELNAAFQQYDIEHFFAENRRYYLSDDFEKSTDEQDKQKLMARALKELPPPADIWMVGDTEADIVAAKTHNIKSIGVLSGIRDRERLELYQPNLIVNDLQEAVEAIATSYKLSSPPLA, encoded by the coding sequence ATGCTGCGACTGATTACTGATTTTGATGGACCGATAATGGACGTAAGCGATCGCTATTATTGTGTTTACCAATACTGTCTCGAACAAGTGCAGTTTCCCCAACAAGAAATTCAGCGACTGACTAAAGCCGAGTTTTGGCAGCTAAAACGAGCGCGAGTTCCCGAACGGGAAATAGGCAAACAATCTGGTTTAAATAAAGAGCAAGCCAGAGAATTTGCTCGACTGCGTAGAGTAACCGTACACACTTTACCTTATTTAGTACACGATAAACTCGTTGCTGGTGCCACAGAAGCACTATCTAAAGCTCGATATTTGGGTTTCGATCTAGTTGTGATGACGATGAGACGCGATCGAGAGTTGAATGCAGCTTTTCAACAATACGATATCGAACACTTTTTTGCCGAAAATCGCCGTTACTATTTATCCGACGATTTTGAAAAATCTACTGACGAACAAGACAAACAGAAGCTAATGGCAAGAGCTTTAAAAGAGTTACCACCACCAGCAGATATTTGGATGGTGGGAGATACAGAAGCCGATATTGTTGCTGCAAAAACGCACAACATCAAGTCAATCGGCGTTCTATCGGGAATTCGAGACCGCGAGCGTTTAGAACTCTATCAGCCAAATTTAATTGTCAATGACTTACAAGAAGCTGTAGAAGCGATCGCGACCTCTTATAAATTGTCTTCTCCACCATTAGCGTAA
- the proB gene encoding glutamate 5-kinase, whose amino-acid sequence MSAQTIVVKIGTSSLTRTNGQIAIATIASLVETLTQLRSQGHRVVLVSSGAVGVGCARLNLTERPRKMALKQAVAAVGQGRLMRIYDDMFSSLQQAIAQVLLTRRELMERTSYVNASNTFRELLDLGVIPIVNENDTVAVEELRFGDNDTLSALVASLVEADWLFLLTDVDRLYSADPRTDTNATPISLVSQTEFQQLQVEAGSSGSQWGTGGMATKLAAARIATSTGVRTVITQGQQPQNMLEILEGKPLGTQFEPQPKTENARKRWIAYGLIPMGKLYLDRGAVKAISSRGKSLLPAGIIKVEGDFAAADAVQLCDLDGKEVARGLVNYSRTEIDLIKGQHSANISSILGYNGADTVVHRNNLAVEE is encoded by the coding sequence ATGTCTGCACAAACTATAGTTGTCAAAATTGGGACTTCCAGCCTAACGCGCACTAACGGGCAAATTGCGATCGCCACTATTGCTTCTTTGGTAGAAACACTAACCCAATTGCGATCGCAGGGACATCGGGTAGTTTTGGTTTCTTCTGGTGCGGTGGGTGTCGGCTGCGCCAGACTCAACCTGACCGAACGACCCCGTAAAATGGCTCTCAAACAAGCTGTAGCTGCCGTAGGTCAGGGAAGGTTGATGCGAATTTACGACGATATGTTTAGTAGTTTACAGCAGGCGATCGCCCAAGTTTTGTTAACTCGCCGCGAACTAATGGAACGCACCAGCTATGTCAATGCTTCTAATACCTTTAGAGAGTTGCTGGATTTGGGAGTGATTCCCATCGTTAACGAAAATGACACCGTAGCGGTAGAAGAGTTAAGATTTGGCGATAACGATACCCTTTCGGCTTTGGTAGCTAGCTTAGTCGAAGCCGACTGGCTGTTTCTCCTTACCGATGTAGATCGTCTTTATTCTGCCGATCCGAGAACTGATACTAATGCCACACCCATAAGTTTGGTCAGTCAGACTGAATTTCAACAATTACAGGTAGAAGCAGGTAGCAGCGGTTCTCAGTGGGGTACGGGTGGCATGGCAACTAAGTTAGCCGCAGCGCGAATTGCTACCAGTACGGGAGTTAGAACTGTTATTACCCAAGGACAGCAACCGCAAAATATGCTGGAGATACTTGAGGGGAAACCTTTGGGAACTCAGTTTGAACCCCAACCAAAAACCGAAAATGCTCGCAAACGCTGGATAGCCTATGGCTTAATTCCAATGGGTAAACTATATCTCGATCGCGGTGCGGTTAAAGCAATTAGCAGTCGTGGCAAATCTTTATTACCTGCGGGAATTATTAAAGTTGAGGGTGACTTTGCTGCTGCCGATGCCGTGCAGCTATGCGATCTCGATGGTAAGGAAGTTGCTAGAGGTTTGGTAAATTACAGCCGTACGGAAATAGATTTAATTAAAGGACAACACTCGGCAAACATTAGCTCTATTTTGGGCTACAACGGTGCGGATACAGTAGTGCATCGCAATAATCTGGCAGTCGAAGAGTAG
- a CDS encoding sodium:solute symporter family protein, producing MTEKLLFWGILVFLFATVGIGIWAAKLIKGDSENYLVAGRRLMLPLAAATLMAQSVDSNATLGNTDLTSEFGFWAGASLPIGLALCLFLTALFFAEPMNRMGLITLPDFYRIKYNRPTEVTASLLMVLSFSFLLAGNLVAGGYLFQAFLGTTYTAGVMLLAIIVFIYTASGGLFAVAYTDAIQIAIAFIGSMALLAFIVFNFGLDIPADTGPLALAQLSDPAAGAAINWATLLALGLGDIVAIDFMARVFAADSPQTARRACLIGCAGTLIIGIPFSLIALSAPQILADAGITPDGPILFALLDGIVPPLLGLLVIMAILSASLSTADGAILGTSSVIAHNIIGIRHDDRNAAGDRLLSLTRIMAFVITALGVFFALKVPQTGVLLLLAFDLGFAGLLVPLAGGLYWSRATWQGAISCIVLGSLTRLIFFVLMPTTFGIDNTLLYIPNSIFTTDFDGFPTLISPLVGLVVYIVVSQVTEEGKPKALRIKEEETGQ from the coding sequence ATGACAGAAAAACTTCTTTTCTGGGGAATTTTAGTATTTTTATTCGCCACGGTAGGGATTGGAATTTGGGCAGCAAAGTTAATCAAGGGAGACAGTGAAAACTATTTAGTTGCAGGACGGAGACTAATGTTACCCCTGGCAGCAGCAACTTTGATGGCGCAGTCGGTAGACTCCAACGCTACTTTGGGCAATACCGACCTGACATCCGAATTTGGTTTTTGGGCTGGTGCATCTTTACCAATTGGTTTGGCACTGTGTTTGTTTCTTACCGCATTATTCTTTGCCGAACCAATGAATCGCATGGGTTTAATTACCCTGCCAGATTTCTATCGAATTAAATACAATCGCCCAACCGAAGTAACAGCCTCACTGTTGATGGTGTTGAGTTTTTCCTTTCTCTTAGCTGGCAATTTAGTAGCGGGAGGATATTTATTTCAAGCTTTTCTCGGCACAACCTATACAGCAGGTGTAATGCTGTTGGCAATTATCGTCTTTATTTATACTGCTAGCGGCGGTTTATTTGCCGTGGCATATACCGATGCTATCCAAATAGCAATTGCTTTTATCGGTTCTATGGCGTTACTGGCTTTTATAGTATTCAACTTTGGCTTGGATATACCTGCCGATACTGGTCCTCTAGCTTTGGCACAATTGAGCGATCCTGCTGCTGGTGCGGCAATTAACTGGGCGACTCTCTTGGCTTTGGGGTTGGGAGATATTGTGGCGATCGATTTTATGGCAAGAGTTTTTGCTGCCGATAGTCCCCAAACCGCTCGCAGAGCTTGCTTAATCGGTTGCGCGGGAACTCTAATTATTGGCATTCCTTTTTCTTTGATAGCTTTATCTGCTCCCCAAATTCTTGCCGATGCAGGTATTACTCCTGACGGACCAATTCTTTTTGCCTTACTTGATGGTATCGTACCTCCTCTACTGGGATTATTAGTCATTATGGCAATTCTTTCCGCTTCTCTTTCCACAGCAGACGGAGCCATTTTAGGAACGTCGTCGGTAATCGCCCACAATATTATTGGCATTCGCCACGACGATCGCAATGCAGCAGGAGATAGACTATTATCGCTCACTCGAATCATGGCTTTTGTAATTACGGCTTTGGGAGTATTTTTTGCCTTAAAAGTACCTCAGACAGGTGTCTTACTACTGTTAGCTTTCGATTTAGGATTTGCAGGATTACTAGTTCCTTTGGCGGGAGGTCTTTATTGGTCGAGAGCAACCTGGCAAGGTGCAATTTCTTGTATTGTTTTAGGTTCCCTAACCCGTTTGATTTTCTTTGTTTTAATGCCTACTACCTTTGGAATTGACAATACTTTGTTATATATTCCCAATAGTATTTTTACTACAGATTTTGATGGCTTTCCCACACTAATCAGTCCTTTAGTAGGATTGGTCGTGTATATTGTTGTTTCTCAGGTAACTGAAGAAGGTAAACCAAAAGCTCTAAGGATTAAAGAGGAAGAAACAGGACAATAA
- a CDS encoding Zn-dependent hydrolase: protein MNLITAPQLLVNGDRLNQSIARLAQIGSLPNGGVKRIAYSKEDIEARNLVKHWMETAQMQVRIDAAGNIIGKYLGKDPNAPALATGSHIDTVPCGGHYDGAYGVLAGLEAVRVLQENELQLNRSIEVIVFTDEEGSMIGSKAISGRAIEDPNYYRRPDGTDIYTCLSKVGGNWNALKQARRSSREIAAFVELHVEQGPILESMGKQIGVVEGIVGQRRFTITVKGSANHAGTTPMQMRCDALVAAAQVILAVNRLGNTPGQQVATVGKMEVRPNAANVVPGWVEMSLDIRDLSSLHIDSLLEQLEIHLEEIAVATNTQIRLNSCLHNEPALAEPYIQQAIAQSCEALKLSYTHLPSRASHDAQELAQITDMGMIFVPSEQGISHNANEYTTPEQCIQGANVLLQTLIQLDRR from the coding sequence ATGAACTTAATAACTGCACCTCAACTACTCGTCAATGGCGATCGCCTCAACCAAAGTATCGCTCGTTTGGCTCAAATTGGCAGTCTGCCAAACGGGGGAGTAAAACGAATTGCCTACAGCAAAGAAGATATTGAAGCTCGTAATTTAGTAAAGCACTGGATGGAAACCGCCCAGATGCAGGTACGTATCGATGCTGCGGGTAATATTATCGGCAAATATCTTGGCAAAGATCCCAATGCCCCAGCTTTAGCAACGGGTTCTCATATCGATACCGTTCCCTGTGGTGGTCATTATGACGGAGCTTATGGAGTTTTAGCAGGTTTAGAAGCAGTGCGAGTTCTGCAAGAAAATGAGCTTCAACTCAATCGCTCTATTGAAGTAATCGTGTTTACCGATGAAGAAGGCAGCATGATTGGTTCTAAAGCAATTTCTGGTAGAGCGATCGAAGACCCAAATTATTATCGTCGTCCTGATGGTACGGATATTTATACTTGTCTTTCTAAGGTAGGCGGTAACTGGAACGCTCTCAAACAAGCCCGTCGTAGTTCGCGAGAGATAGCGGCATTTGTCGAATTGCATGTAGAGCAGGGACCGATTTTAGAATCTATGGGTAAACAAATTGGCGTAGTTGAAGGCATAGTAGGACAAAGACGTTTTACTATTACTGTCAAAGGCAGTGCCAATCACGCAGGAACGACACCGATGCAGATGCGCTGCGATGCTTTAGTTGCTGCGGCTCAGGTAATTTTAGCAGTCAATCGCCTTGGTAACACTCCAGGTCAACAGGTAGCCACTGTAGGTAAGATGGAAGTCCGTCCTAATGCGGCTAATGTCGTTCCTGGTTGGGTAGAGATGAGTTTGGATATTCGTGACTTGTCTAGTTTGCACATAGATAGTCTGCTAGAACAGCTAGAAATACATTTAGAAGAAATCGCCGTCGCCACTAATACTCAAATTAGGCTAAATTCCTGTTTGCATAACGAACCCGCTTTAGCCGAACCATATATTCAACAGGCGATCGCGCAAAGCTGCGAAGCTTTAAAACTTAGCTACACCCACTTACCCAGTCGCGCCAGCCATGACGCTCAAGAATTAGCGCAAATTACCGATATGGGGATGATTTTCGTTCCTAGCGAACAAGGTATTTCTCACAATGCTAATGAATATACAACTCCCGAACAGTGTATTCAAGGTGCTAATGTATTGCTACAGACATTGATACAGTTAGATCGGCGATAA
- a CDS encoding HNH endonuclease, with product MNLEDKELSELFKLADKIGSKKYHRLTAKDLQDYLKFNYWRYINGDYECGTTPESQAWVKEHSDWYCPICSQNYRDRGGKTIDHKLPRSQYPWLSLEWSNLWVICKTCNREKGEKHWYEYEQYIYHNYPQDYPVIKAVRPIKLLNSLKNKY from the coding sequence ATGAATTTAGAAGATAAAGAATTATCAGAACTATTTAAATTAGCCGATAAAATTGGTAGCAAAAAATATCATAGATTGACAGCCAAAGACTTACAAGACTATTTAAAATTTAATTATTGGCGATATATTAATGGCGATTATGAATGTGGTACTACTCCTGAAAGCCAAGCTTGGGTAAAAGAGCATTCTGACTGGTATTGTCCAATTTGCAGCCAAAACTACCGCGATCGCGGCGGTAAAACTATAGACCATAAATTACCGCGATCGCAGTATCCTTGGTTATCTTTAGAATGGTCGAATTTGTGGGTAATTTGCAAAACCTGTAACCGTGAAAAAGGAGAAAAGCACTGGTACGAATACGAACAATATATATATCATAACTATCCTCAAGATTATCCCGTAATTAAAGCTGTTCGTCCGATAAAATTACTGAATTCTTTAAAAAATAAATATTAA
- a CDS encoding sulfotransferase, with product MIQWIGAIFLVVGFVILFQLLGLVEKSKNVTGIAFKSLNIIGSPALSDEEKESELQKNSRKLFGLFFILAGGGAIALLLPVGILWIGDRLGWLSLTSVLDTTFSPLFIIISSIIIIVALFFKPKQQRSTAQTSSYSQLDRTLHQLAFNTYTAQIALADAEDALFSKQLAAYQTERPVFITALPRAGTTLLLECCASLPEFASHRYRDMPFVIIPVFWNRFSKIFQQNVETQERAHGDGMKISPDSPEALEETIWKTFWQRHYHQDRIIHWDYEENKEFEEFFRSHLRKIIWLRQSNSAVAPRYVSKNNANIARIAMLKKLFPDSIIIIPFRDPLQHATSLLEQHLNFLNIHESDPFASEYMRAIGHYDFGQNLRPIDFNSWFDERKSRDANSLAFWLEYWVASYEHLLQENADLVNFFDYEALCNSPQQGLKTLAEVVASSYPEMLISSASRIRQPRLKEIDTGSLPASLLQEANLVFNRLQEKAVNSKKYQ from the coding sequence ATGATTCAGTGGATTGGTGCGATTTTTCTGGTTGTAGGCTTTGTTATTTTATTTCAGCTTCTGGGACTGGTAGAAAAAAGCAAAAATGTTACTGGTATTGCCTTTAAATCTCTAAATATTATCGGTTCTCCAGCACTGAGCGATGAAGAAAAAGAGTCGGAACTGCAAAAGAATTCCCGTAAGTTATTCGGATTATTTTTTATTTTAGCTGGCGGTGGCGCGATCGCTCTTTTATTACCTGTAGGAATACTATGGATAGGCGATCGCCTGGGGTGGCTTTCTCTGACTTCAGTTTTAGACACTACCTTTTCCCCTCTATTTATTATCATCAGTAGCATCATTATCATTGTCGCTCTGTTTTTCAAACCCAAACAGCAGCGTTCTACGGCTCAAACCAGCAGCTATTCTCAACTCGATCGCACACTCCACCAGTTGGCATTCAACACCTACACGGCACAAATAGCACTAGCAGATGCCGAAGATGCTCTTTTTTCCAAACAGCTTGCGGCATATCAAACCGAACGACCCGTTTTTATTACCGCACTGCCGCGAGCGGGGACGACTTTACTGCTAGAATGTTGCGCTAGCTTGCCCGAATTTGCTTCTCACCGCTACCGCGATATGCCGTTTGTAATAATTCCTGTTTTTTGGAATCGCTTTTCTAAAATATTTCAACAAAATGTCGAAACCCAAGAACGCGCTCATGGCGACGGGATGAAAATTAGCCCAGACAGTCCCGAAGCTTTAGAGGAAACGATCTGGAAAACTTTCTGGCAACGTCATTATCACCAAGATCGGATTATTCACTGGGACTACGAAGAAAACAAAGAATTTGAAGAATTTTTTCGCTCTCATCTGCGTAAGATTATCTGGCTGCGCCAAAGTAATTCGGCAGTCGCTCCGCGTTATGTATCTAAGAACAACGCCAACATTGCACGGATCGCAATGTTAAAAAAACTCTTTCCAGATTCTATTATTATTATTCCCTTTCGAGATCCCTTACAACACGCAACTTCTTTACTCGAGCAGCATCTTAATTTTTTAAATATACATGAGAGCGATCCCTTTGCCTCGGAGTATATGAGAGCAATTGGACACTATGATTTCGGACAGAATTTACGCCCGATAGATTTTAATAGCTGGTTCGACGAGCGTAAATCTAGAGATGCTAACTCTTTGGCTTTTTGGCTGGAGTATTGGGTAGCAAGTTACGAGCATCTTTTGCAAGAAAACGCCGATTTAGTAAACTTTTTTGACTACGAGGCTTTATGTAACTCTCCACAGCAAGGACTTAAAACTTTGGCAGAGGTAGTAGCAAGCTCTTATCCTGAAATGCTGATTTCATCAGCGTCTCGAATTCGTCAACCCAGATTGAAAGAAATCGATACAGGTAGTTTACCTGCTTCACTTCTACAAGAAGCTAATCTTGTCTTCAATCGCTTGCAAGAAAAAGCGGTTAACAGTAAAAAGTATCAGTAG
- a CDS encoding DUF6223 family protein, with product MKQLSFIGTFIFVFLLVIFVQPAMAYVGPGTGIAALGAFIAIVVGVIAAIFGFLWFPMKRMLRKRKQAEAEKAKAGEAE from the coding sequence ATGAAACAATTATCATTTATCGGTACCTTTATTTTTGTTTTTCTATTAGTTATTTTTGTCCAGCCTGCAATGGCGTATGTCGGACCTGGTACGGGAATAGCTGCATTAGGAGCTTTTATAGCTATTGTAGTTGGTGTCATCGCTGCTATATTTGGCTTTTTGTGGTTTCCTATGAAACGAATGTTACGCAAACGCAAACAGGCAGAGGCTGAGAAGGCAAAGGCAGGAGAAGCTGAATGA